GCCGGGCTCGCGCTTGTCGAGAACGGCCTTGGTGGCCTCGCGCCGGAGGATGATGGAGAGCGCCTTCCGGGAGGCGATCTTGCGGTTCACCTCCTCCTTCCTCTGCCGCTCGAGATCCTCCGCGTCGGCCTCGACCTTCTCCTCCTCCTGCCGCTGCCTCCTCTTCCCCACGCCCGCCGCTCCCCTAGCGCTCTGCTGCTCGTGCGGCGAGGCGGCCGCCGCTGGCGGAGGGCCCGCGCGGAGTGAAGACGGCGCGTGACGTGCTgagggaggaggagggcgaggggagCATGGGGAAGGGGCACACCACCGGCGCGGTGGCCATTGCGCGGCGAGGGGGGATTGGATGAGACTGCGGGAAACTAACAGCGAGGAGAAGAGGCTCCGTCGGGGAGCAGCGCGAGCAGGGGCGCGAGCGAGCGGAGGTGGGTGGCGCATGGTAGGGGACGGGGCAGCGGCGGAGGACGGGGTGCTTGggttggatctggatcggggagaaggggaaagagaGAGGCGGTGGACAGGGGGAGAGAGACCGAGAGAGGCAGGCACGGGCTGCTAGGGTTTGGATTAGGCTGCTGAGAGGTGGACGGTCAGATCGGCTAGAACAGACGGTTCAGATCGGCTAAGGGGGGCGATCCGTGGGATAGGCCCTGATTGGCTCAGAAAATTTATGGTTTAAAATAGTTTCTAAGTACTCAAACTATGGGTGTTTTGTGaagcagctatcaaaaatat
The sequence above is a segment of the Triticum dicoccoides isolate Atlit2015 ecotype Zavitan chromosome 1A, WEW_v2.0, whole genome shotgun sequence genome. Coding sequences within it:
- the LOC119266834 gene encoding pentatricopeptide repeat-containing protein At5g48730, chloroplastic-like; the protein is MRHPPPLARAPARAAPRRSLFSSLLVSRSLIQSPLAAQWPPRRWCAPSPCSPRPPPPSARHAPSSLRAGPPPAAAASPHEQQSARGAAGVGKRRQRQEEEKVEADAEDLERQRKEEVNRKIASRKALSIILRREATKAVLDKREPGKGTRRLLPRIVLEALHDHVIVLRWESALKVFELMRDQVFRSVHPPRPSPRSACCVCIQVWNSSVFHCISSISITM